GAACGGAATTTCGCAAGTGGCTTCATACCATCACTTACTGCTTTTTCACGATCCATTAATAATACAGATGCTGCACCATCACTCATTTGTGAAGAGTTACCAGCTGTTACAGAACCGCGAACGTTAAATGCTGGACGTAATTTACCTAAAATGTCTAATGTCGTTTCTGCTCTTACACCTTCGTCTTGTGCGAAAGTGATTGTTTCTTCTTGTAATTTGTTGTTTGCTCCAACAGTACGTAACGTTACATCTACAGATACTGTTTCATCAGCAAAGTTACCTGCAGCTAATGCTTTCGCAGCGCGTTGATGACTTCTTACTGCAAATGCATCTTGCTCTTCACGAGAAATTCCATATTTCACAGCAACTTGCTCTGCTGTATGTCCCATACCCATATAATATTCTGGAGCTGCTTCTACAAGGCGACTATTTGGACGAACAACGTGTCCCATCATTGGAACTAAACTCATTGATTCCGCTCCGCCTGATAATACCGCTTCCGAGTGACCAAGCATAATGCGCTCTGCTCCGTAAGCGATACTTTGTAAACCTGAAGAACAGTAACGGTTAATTGTAATAGCTGGAACATCGTAAGAAAGTCCTGCTAATCCACCGATATTACGAGCCATATTTAAACCTTGCTCTGCTTCTGGCATCGCACAACCGAAAATTAAATCATCGATTGGTCCTTCATAATTCGCACGCTTTAACGTTTCTTTTACTACTAACGCCCCTAAATCGTCAGGACGAACTGTTTTTAATGAACCCCTCTTTGCTTTTCCAATTGGTGTTCTTGCTCCCGCAACAATGACAGCTTCTCTCATGAACGATATCTCCCCTCGTTATTAGTTACGTAATGGCTTTCCTTTTACAAGCATGTGCTGCATTCTTGCTTGTGATTTCATCTCACTTACTAAGTTAATAAATGCTTCGCGTTCTACATCTAATAAATACTGCTCATCAACTTCTGTTCCGTACGGCACTTTTCCGCCCGCGATGACATATGCAAGTTTCTTCGCAATGTGAAGATCGTACTCTGAAATGTAACCAGATAAATGCATTGCTTCCGCACCAAGTGCAAGAGTTGCATATCCTGTTTCACCAACAACCGGTATCTTTTTACGGATTGGTGCTTTATAACCTGCTTCATATAAAGCAAGTGCTTTCTGTTTTGCATCGTATAGTAAGTGATCACCATTCACACTAATACCGTCTTTATCACCTAAGAAGTTATGAGAAATTGCTTCTTGTCCTGAAGTTGAAACTTTCGCCATTGCGACTGCTTCGAACACTTTATTTGCAACTTTTTGCAGATCAAACTCTACGCCGTTTGCCATTTTATTTAAGTGTTTAATGTATAGCTCTTTATTACCGCCTCCGCCAGGGATTAAGCCAACACCAACTTCAACTAAGCCCATATACGTTTCACTAGAAGCTTGAATGCTCGCTGCTGGTAAGCAAACTTCTGTACCTCCGCCAAGCGTCATACCGTATGGTGCTGCTACAACTGGCTTAGAAGAGTACTTAATTTTCGTCATTGCATCTTGGAAGTTTTTCACAACTAACTCAATTTCAAAGTAGTTGTCATCTTGCGCTTCCATTAAGATCATTGCTAGGTTTGCACCAACGCAGAAGTTCTTCGATTGGTTACCGATAACAAGACCTTTGTAATTCTTTTCTACTTCATCAACAGCGTAGTTAATCATTTGCGTAATATCCATACCGATTGCATTGCTCTTCGAATGGAATTCTAAGCAAAGGATACCGTCGCCTAAGTCGATTAAGCTCGCTCCGCTATTTTTCTTTAATACACCATTTTTTGCTTTTAATTGTTTAAGAGAAATTGCCTTTTTATTACGCTCAATAAGCTTATATTCGCCATTATCGTAATAGTAGCTATCTCCGTTATCATGTTTGTAGAAAGTAGTGAAACCTTTCTCTAACATTTCTTTCACCCAAGTCGGAACAACTACGCCGTTTTCTTCCATCTTTTGAACGGACTTTTCAACGCCGATTGCATCCCAAACTTCAAACGGTCCTTGCTCCCATCCGAAGCCCCACTTCATCGCTTGGTCAATTGCAACGA
This Bacillus paramycoides DNA region includes the following protein-coding sequences:
- a CDS encoding acetyl-CoA C-acetyltransferase gives rise to the protein MREAVIVAGARTPIGKAKRGSLKTVRPDDLGALVVKETLKRANYEGPIDDLIFGCAMPEAEQGLNMARNIGGLAGLSYDVPAITINRYCSSGLQSIAYGAERIMLGHSEAVLSGGAESMSLVPMMGHVVRPNSRLVEAAPEYYMGMGHTAEQVAVKYGISREEQDAFAVRSHQRAAKALAAGNFADETVSVDVTLRTVGANNKLQEETITFAQDEGVRAETTLDILGKLRPAFNVRGSVTAGNSSQMSDGAASVLLMDREKAVSDGMKPLAKFRSFAVAGVPPEVMGIGPIAAIPKALKLAGLELSDIGLFELNEAFASQSIQVIRELGLDEEKVNVNGGAIALGHPLGCTGAKLTLSLIHEMKRRNEQFGIVTMCIGGGMGAAGVFELL
- a CDS encoding 3-hydroxyacyl-CoA dehydrogenase/enoyl-CoA hydratase family protein; this translates as MFQIKKAAVLGSGVMGSGIAAHLANIGIPTLLLDIVPPALTKEEEAKGLTLEHKSVRNRFSNTALQKLLKQKPAPLTVKGNLALIEAGNLEDDLERLADVDWIIEVVVENLDIKKKLFEKVDAVRKPGSIVSSNTSGISVEKMAEGRSDDFQKHFLGTHFFNPPRYLKLLEVIPTKETDPQVLSFMKLFGEDVLGKGVVIAKDTPNFIGNRIGTYGLLVTLQEMVKRGYSIGEVDSVTGPLIGRPKSATFRTLDVVGLDTFVHVANNVYENVQEEERDVFKVPAFMHDMLDKKWLGSKTGQGFFLKQGKEILELNPETMEYEARKKLKAASIELSKQEKGLSNKLKALVYAKDRAGELLWNIITPTLLYSAKLHKEIADDIVAIDQAMKWGFGWEQGPFEVWDAIGVEKSVQKMEENGVVVPTWVKEMLEKGFTTFYKHDNGDSYYYDNGEYKLIERNKKAISLKQLKAKNGVLKKNSGASLIDLGDGILCLEFHSKSNAIGMDITQMINYAVDEVEKNYKGLVIGNQSKNFCVGANLAMILMEAQDDNYFEIELVVKNFQDAMTKIKYSSKPVVAAPYGMTLGGGTEVCLPAASIQASSETYMGLVEVGVGLIPGGGGNKELYIKHLNKMANGVEFDLQKVANKVFEAVAMAKVSTSGQEAISHNFLGDKDGISVNGDHLLYDAKQKALALYEAGYKAPIRKKIPVVGETGYATLALGAEAMHLSGYISEYDLHIAKKLAYVIAGGKVPYGTEVDEQYLLDVEREAFINLVSEMKSQARMQHMLVKGKPLRN